Part of the Zygotorulaspora mrakii chromosome 2, complete sequence genome, tttgtaaatGAATTCACATACTTACATATATAGTGATTGACAATTTTCCAATCAGTGTTTACCGCTCGTCATCGAGACGATATCATCATAGCGGGGAGGATAATGCGTGACGTCGGCTCTGTTTACGTCTGATGGATGCACATTGTCATTGTTGGATTCGATGTTTTGCTTAGTTTGTGAACTCCCGCTTGCAGGGCTTTCCCTTGCAATGGAATAGTTATCCTTAAAGACTGATTGTCTTCCATATGTGGGCATATAGTTATTCTGATGCTCACCAATAGCGTTTTTAGTATTTGATCTTGACTGGCTTGAAATGTCGCTTACTTCCGCGGCAAAAGTAGGACTTAAAAGGCCATCAAGGTTATTGTACCGTTGATTGGCGTCAACCGAAGTTGAAAGGGGCACTGGAGTGCTCCCTTGCGTCATTCCTTCCAAAGGTAACATTCCACCGATTGAGGCACTTCTGGATAGATTTATATTGTTCATGTATAAATCGTCCTGTTCAAAACTTCCTCTCAATATAGGTGACCCAACGGGAGAATTCATTGGTGAATTTAATGGAGAGCCAGGAATTGAAATGGCTTCCTCAAAAGTAGGTGGTGCAGCACCTGCAATCATTTCGGGAGAAAATCTATCACTTGTCGCCATATCGTAAGTTGGTAACTCCATGTTACCACTGTTGCATAAATCAGATACTAAAAATATAGGTGTATCGATTAGAACCTCGTAGTGTCTTAGTCTTGCTGGATCCTTTGCATCTGGTTTACTGATTCTTAACATTATTTCCAGCTTATGCCTACTATAGATATTACTGAAATGAAGACTGTCCAGATAAAGTCCTCGTCTTGCTTCATTCAACCTCGTTTGGAACTCAACAGGAACTTCAGAATCACTTTGAAAGCTTGTTTCATGAAATTTCGGGTTGAAAACGGGAGATGGCGTTGACAAGTACTGATGGTTCTGCCCTGTATTTTTGGTACCAGCAGTCGCGGACAAagaacttcttcttccagctAGAAATCCTATTACACCTCCTCGATTGGCCgtatttgaattttttgcaagTTCAGGATTCGACACTGGAGAATAAACATCGATACCATAAGGTGGTACTACTCGTGCAGTGTCCTTGTCCATATCAATATATTTAGGGAATTCTAAGTTTGTTGTTATCACCAATGGCTCAGTCATACCTAGACCTTTTTCACCTTTATCGTCTTGTAAACAATTATAGGCCAGCAAATTGTCATCGATGCAGTTATTCACAACTTCTTCGCGAAGAGCACGAGACCCCTTCTCCTTCGACCTgatttccaaaattgataaattacgttcttttttccttttggAAGAGAATTCAGCAAAATATGGGTTATATGGATCTTTTGCAACAGGGTCTATTTGATCGTATTCATATTCGCAGTCTTTGCTAACTAAAGTTATCTTTTCCAAAACGCTTATTCTAATTCTCTTCAAACAAATGTTTTTGACCAAAGGCACAATTTTTATCTTTATGGGAACTTTACTATCAAGTGAAACATATTTCTGAGCAAAAGAAATCTCATAAGATAATGAATCTGACCACACCCTGTTAATATAAACTGGCTTATTGGCTGTGGAAATTGAGTATTGCGGTGGTGTTCTTACAATATTGACTGGGTATTCTGCATACAGATTGTTGTTATCgtccaattcttctttaCCTACATGTGGGTTATTCAAATGCAGATTATTCTTgagttttttgaacaaGTTAAGCTTCTTAAGGCTTGTTGCATCCGACTCCGGATTTTTTGCTGATAGTGATTCTTGATTATCTGGATTTTTGTTCTGTTGATTGTATGGTTCAATTAATTTCATACCAATACGAAACCTGTAATTAACTCGAGCTGACGGTAAATAAAGTGATTCTGGTATTGTATTCGAAAAAACTATCGGTATTATGAAAACATAGTCACCAGATTGATATAATTGATTCTTCGAagatttgattttattCATCATCTGTTTTTTGGCATTATTTTTGTCCAAATAACGTTTACGAGAATCATTTGAGTTTTGGAAAATCTCCATTGGTTTCAGGTTTTTGCAATTattaattattttttcacttgACGATACATTTGCGGGTACGAAGAGATTCACATTATCCATACTTAAATCCCAATCAAGATGGCCTGCACAATAAAATTCTTCGTGAAAGACCTTGGTAGGAGGAACACCGTTCGGCCAATATACTCTTATTCTTGAGCAAAGCTCGGTTCGCAGATTAGACAGTGTGATTGGATGAGAAACAGATAATATCATTGCTATAGTGTAAGTAGCCATGGAACTATCAATCTCAAGTGTACTTCCAATCGAAGAAGTAGAAACGCTTTCATCTACGGGTTCAGAAACGCCAGCTCTCTCAGACGTTGAACGAGCAGTAGCGTTGACCGCGGTGGTTCTGTTGCCCCGATCACTCGATCCAGGTGATCTTACATGAGGTTGTGGTCTTGATTCTGAGGTTGCGGCCTCAAAACCAAGatcatcaacttcatcttcatcttcatcttcatcttcatcttcaccttcatcttcatcttctcgTAACCCGTTTAACCTCGCCAgatattcatcatcatttgaagaCATGGTAGGTAAGAAAACGGACTCACCACTGGTCGCTAAAGAGACCTTAAGGGACTGATTTTCCATTACTGTTGTTGGCGCCAATAAACCTCTTTCAGCTAGATACTCCGTCAGGTAGATTTTCCCTagagatttcaaagacttGCTCAAAACACCAGGATTTGAAGCCGAAGAGCCACTAGCGCTGGTAGATTCTCCAATTGTAGAGTCCTCATCCAAACTGGTATCACCATGAACAGACTCTGTTACGgcatcttcatcctcctcATTTGTAGTGTAGTATCCGCTGTTTCTGTGACCGTCTGACGTCACTTCAGCAGACGTAGTACTGTACCTTCTCAGACCAGGACTCAAAACAGAACTGTTCGCATGGCTAGGGGGATTCTCAGCGCCAACACTTAGGCTTGATCCCGTCTTTGGAAGACTGAAACTCCGATGGACATTCTGCGGCACatgctgctgctgctgctgtggAGGAGAGGATCCTAGCAGGGACGAGAGGGCACTCTTAATGGTCGAAGACCTCCTTCTTCCCATCCCCTGCTGCTGCGACTGTACAAACGTCTGAGCTCTTTTTGTGGGCGAGAAGTGTACCGGAGCAGAGCCCACCGCACTACTTTTAGAGTTCATCGCTTGCGAATGACTTTGGTTATCACGATCCCGCTCACGGCTTCCAGACTGGTATGCTGAATGTTTGGCAGGAATAGGCCGCGGTATGGAATACGGCATAATGTAGGTTCAGAAAGTAATAATTAAACTAGACAAAAAACTCAGATGAAAACGGTGTACACAAGCATAACTATCAATACTTCGTTAACCCTAAGGAACCCTCAAGTCTTTGTGATACGTCTGCTGTGATGGAAGTGGTTCAACTAAGAGAGCATTTCAGTAGCCACTCCGAAGC contains:
- the ECM21 gene encoding Ecm21p (similar to Saccharomyces cerevisiae ECM21 (YBL101C) and CSR2 (YPR030W); ancestral locus Anc_7.436), whose product is MPYSIPRPIPAKHSAYQSGSRERDRDNQSHSQAMNSKSSAVGSAPVHFSPTKRAQTFVQSQQQGMGRRRSSTIKSALSSLLGSSPPQQQQQHVPQNVHRSFSLPKTGSSLSVGAENPPSHANSSVLSPGLRRYSTTSAEVTSDGHRNSGYYTTNEEDEDAVTESVHGDTSLDEDSTIGESTSASGSSASNPGVLSKSLKSLGKIYLTEYLAERGLLAPTTVMENQSLKVSLATSGESVFLPTMSSNDDEYLARLNGLREDEDEGEDEDEDEDEDEVDDLGFEAATSESRPQPHVRSPGSSDRGNRTTAVNATARSTSERAGVSEPVDESVSTSSIGSTLEIDSSMATYTIAMILSVSHPITLSNLRTELCSRIRVYWPNGVPPTKVFHEEFYCAGHLDWDLSMDNVNLFVPANVSSSEKIINNCKNLKPMEIFQNSNDSRKRYLDKNNAKKQMMNKIKSSKNQLYQSGDYVFIIPIVFSNTIPESLYLPSARVNYRFRIGMKLIEPYNQQNKNPDNQESLSAKNPESDATSLKKLNLFKKLKNNLHLNNPHVGKEELDDNNNLYAEYPVNIVRTPPQYSISTANKPVYINRVWSDSLSYEISFAQKYVSLDSKVPIKIKIVPLVKNICLKRIRISVLEKITLVSKDCEYEYDQIDPVAKDPYNPYFAEFSSKRKKERNLSILEIRSKEKGSRALREEVVNNCIDDNLLAYNCLQDDKGEKGLGMTEPLVITTNLEFPKYIDMDKDTARVVPPYGIDVYSPVSNPELAKNSNTANRGGVIGFLAGRRSSLSATAGTKNTGQNHQYLSTPSPVFNPKFHETSFQSDSEVPVEFQTRLNEARRGLYLDSLHFSNIYSRHKLEIMLRISKPDAKDPARLRHYEVLIDTPIFLVSDLCNSGNMELPTYDMATSDRFSPEMIAGAAPPTFEEAISIPGSPLNSPMNSPVGSPILRGSFEQDDLYMNNINLSRSASIGGMLPLEGMTQGSTPVPLSTSVDANQRYNNLDGLLSPTFAAEVSDISSQSRSNTKNAIGEHQNNYMPTYGRQSVFKDNYSIARESPASGSSQTKQNIESNNDNVHPSDVNRADVTHYPPRYDDIVSMTSGKH